In one Cervus canadensis isolate Bull #8, Minnesota chromosome 22, ASM1932006v1, whole genome shotgun sequence genomic region, the following are encoded:
- the USP19 gene encoding ubiquitin carboxyl-terminal hydrolase 19 isoform X1 gives MSGGASATGPRRGPPGLEEATSKKKQKDRANQESKDGDPRRGSAFTPREEQTKEDLGLDWRQSADEVIVKLRVGTGPVRLEEVDAAFTDTDCVLRLPDGRQWGGVFYAEIESSCTKVQARKGGVLQLSLPKKVPLLTWPSLLKPLGTQELVPGLRCQENGQEPSPIALEPGPEPRRAKQEARNQKRAQGRGEVGAGAGPGAQAGPSAKRAVHLRRGPEGEGARDGPGPRGDAPPFLAEPATQAEAEEQLRVPPLTPQTCLLGSEENLALLTGKKAGVPRSDPVSPTMARSRDPEKDDRSKEEMAVAADAAALVDGKEPESMVNLAFVKNDSYEKGPDSVVVHVYVKEIRRDSSRVLFREQDFTLIFQTRDGNFLRLHPGCGPHTIFRWQVKLRNLIEPEQCNFCFTASRIDICLRKRQSQRWGGLEAPATRGAVGGAKVAVPTGPSPLDSAPPGGTPHPLTGQEEARAVEKEKPKARSEDTGLDGVAARTPMEHVAPKSEPHLASPKPTCMVPPMPHSPVSGDSVEEEEEEEKKVCLPGFTGLVNLGNTCFMNSVIQSLSNTRELRDFFHDRSFEAEINYNNPLGTGGRLAIGFAVLLRALWKGTHHAFQPSKLKAIVASKASQFTGYAQHDAQEFMAFLLDGLHEDLNRIQNKPYTETVDSDGRPDEVVAEEAWQRHKMRNDSFIVDLFQGQYKSKLVCPVCAKVSITFDPFLYLPVPLPQKQKVLPVFYFAREPHSKPIKFLVSVSKENSSASEVLDSLSQSVHVKPENLRLAEVIKNRFHRVFLPSHSLDTVSPSDTLLCFELLSPELAKERVVVLEVQQRPQVPSIPISKCAACQRKQQSEDEKLKRCTRCYRVGYCNQLCQKTHWPDHKGLCRPENIGYPFLVSVPASRLTYARLAQLLEGYARYSVSVFQPPFQPGRMALESQGPGCTTLLSTSSLEAGDSDRDPIQPPELQLVTPVAEGDTGASRAWASPDRGPVPSTSGISSEMVASGPIEVGALTVGERVSRPEAAVPGYQHPSEALSAHTPQFFIYRIDASNREQRLEDKGDVPLELGDDCSLALVWRNNERLQEFVLVASKELECAEDPGSAGEAARAGHFTLDQCLNLFTRPEVLAPEEAWYCPQCKQHREASKQLLLWRLPNVLIVQLKRFSFRSFIWRDKINDLVEFPVRNLDLGKFCIGQKEEQLPSYDLYAVINHYGGMIGGHYTACARLPNDRSSQRSDVGWRLFDDSTVTTVDESQVVTRYAYVLFYRRRNSPVERPPRAGHSEHHPELGPAAESAASQASRIWQELEAEEEPVPEGPAPLGPWGPQDWVGPPPRGPTTPDEGCLRYFVLGTVAALVALVLNVFYPLVSQSPWR, from the exons ATGTCTGGTGGGGCCAGCGCCACAGGCCCAAGGAGAGGGCCCCCAGGACTGGAGGAGGCCACCAGTAAGAAAAAGCAGAAGGATCGAGCAAACCAGGAGAGCAAGGATGGCGATCCTAGGAGAG GGTCAGCATTCACTCCTCGGGAGGAGCAGACCAAAGAGG ACTTAGGGCTCGATTGGAGGCAAAGTGCTGATGAGGTGATTGTCAAGCTCCGTGTGGGAACAGGTCCCGTGCGGCTGGAGGAAGTTGACGCTGCTTTCACAGACACAGACTGTGTGCTGCGGCTCCCAG ATGGTCGGCAGTGGGGTGGTGTTTTCTACGCTGAGATAGAGAGTTCTTGCACCAAAGTGCAGGCTCGCAAAGGTGGCGTCCTGCAGCTGTCACTGCCCAAGAAGGTGCCTCTGCTTACATGGCCCTCTCTGCTG AAACCTCTAGGGACCCAGGAGTTGGTGCCAGGGCTGCGGTGCCAGGAGAATGGGCAGGAGCCATCTCCCATTGCCCTGGAGCCAGGCCCTGAGCCACGGCGGGCTAAGCAGGAGGCCCGCAACCAGAAGCGGGCCCAGGGCCGTGGTGAGGTAGGCGCTGGGGCTGGTCCTGGGGCCCAGGCAGGGCCCAGCGCCAAGAGGGCCGTGCATCTCCGCAGAGGGCCAGAGGGGGAAGGGGCCAGAGATGGCCCTGGGCCTCGGGGTGATGCCCCCCCATTCCTGGCTGAGCCGGCCACCCAG GCTGAGGCTGAGGAACAGCTCCGTGTACCACCACTGACCCcccagacctgcctcctgggctcaGAGGAGAATCTAGCACTTTTGACAGGAAAGAAGGCAGGAGTCCCCAGGAGCGACCCAGTGTCCCCTACCATGGCCCGGAGCAGAGACCCTGAGAAGGACGATCGTTCCAAGGAGGAGATGGCAGTGGCCGCAGATGCTGCAGCCTTGGTGGATGGTAAAG AGCCCGAGTCCATGGTGAACCTGGCATTTGTCAAGAATGACTCGTATGAGAAGGGGCCGGACTCAGTGGTGGTGCACGTGTACGTGAAGGAAATCCGCAGGGACAGCTCTCGAGTGCTCTTCCGCGAGCAGGACTTCACGCTTATCTTCCAGACCAG GGATGGAAACTTCCTGAGACTGCACCCGGGCTGTGGGCCCCATACCATCTTCCGTTGGCAGGTGAAGCTCAG GAACCTGATCGAGCCCGAGCAGTGCAACTTTTGCTTCACGGCCTCTCGCATTGACATCTGCCTCCGCAAGCGGCAGAGCCAGCGCTGGGGGGGCCTGGAGGCCCCAGCTACACGAG GTGCAGTGGGTGGTGCAAAGGTCGCCGTGCCGACAGGTCCATCCCCCCTGGATTCAGCCCCACCGGGAGGTACACCCCATCCCTTGACGGGCCAGGAGGAAGCCCGGGCTGTGGAGAAGGAGAAACCCAAGGCTCGATCTGAGGACACAGGCCTTGATGGGGTGGCTGCCCGCACCCCCATGGAGCATGTAGCCCCAAAGTCAGAGCCACACCTGGCGTCG CCCAAGCCCACATGTATGGTGCCTCCAATGCCCCACAGCCCGGTGAGTGGAGACAgtgtggaggaagaggaggaggaagagaagaaggtgtGTCTGCCCGGCTTCACTGGCCTCGTCAACCTAGGCAACACCTGCTTCATGAACAGCGTCATTCAGTCTCTGTCCAACACGCGGGAGCTGCGGGACTTCTTCCATG ACCGCTCCTTCGAGGCCGAGATCAACTACAACAACCCCCTGGGGACTGGTGGACGTCTAGCCATTGGCTTTGCTGTGCTGCTCCGGGCGCTGTGGAAGGGCACCCACCATGCCTTCCAGCCCTCCAAGTTGAAG GCCATCGTGGCGAGCAAGGCCAGCCAGTTCACAGGCTATGCCCAGCATGATGCCCAGGAGTTCATGGCTTTCCTGCTAGATGGGCTGCACGAGGACTTGAACCGCATTCAGAATAAGCCCTACACGGAGACCGTGGACTCAGATGGGCGGCCTGATGAG GTGGTGGCTGAGGAAGCCTGGCAGCGGCACAAGATGAGGAATGACTCTTTCATCGTGGACCTGTTTCAGGGCCAGTACAAATCGAAGCTGGTGTGCCCCGTGTGTGCAAAG GTCTCCATCACTTTTGACCCGTTCCTGTACCTGCCGGTGCCCTTGCCCCAGAAGCAAAAGGTTCTCCCTGTCTTCTATTTCGCCCGGGAGCCCCACAGCAAGCCCATCAAG TTTCTGGTGAGCGTCAGCAAGGAGAACTCCAGTGCAAGCGAAGTGTTGGACTCCCTGTCTCAGAGTGTCCACGTGAAACCTGAGAACCTGCGTCTGGCTGAG GTGATTAAGAATCGCTTCCACCGTGTGTTTCTGCCCTCCCACTCACTGGACACCGTGTCCCCGTCCGACACACTCCTCTGCTTCGAGTTGCTGTCCCCAGAGTTAGCCAAGGAGCGGGTGGTGGTGCTAGAGGTACAGCAG CGCCCCCAGGTGCCCAGCATCCCCATCTCCAAGTGTGCAGCCTGCCAGCGGAAGCAGCAGTCAGAGGACGAGAAGCTGAAGCGCTGTACCCGATGTTACCGCGTGGGCTACTGCAACCA GCTCTGTCAGAAAACCCACTGGCCTGATCACAAGGGCCTCTGCCGCCCCGAGAACATCGGCTACCCTTTCCTGGTCAGTGTCCCCGCCTCACGCCTCACTTACGCCCGTCTCGCTCAGCTGCTAGAGGGCTATGCCCG GTACTCTGTGAGTGTGTTCCAGCCGCCCTTCCAGCCCGGCCGCATGGCCTTGGAGTCCCAGGGCCCTGGCTGCACCACGCTACTCTCCACTAgctccctggaggctggggacagtGACAGGGATCCCATTCAGCCACCAGAGCTCCAGTTGGTGACCCCTGTGGCTGAGGGGGACACTGGGGCCTCCCGGGCATGGGCATCCCCTGATCGGGGCCCTGTGCCCAGCACCAGCGGCATTTCTTCTGAGATGGTGGCCAGTGGGCCCATTGAAGTTGGCGCCTTGACTGTTGGTGAGAGGGTGTCCCGGCCTGAAG CTGCCGTGCCCGGGTACCAACACCCAAGTGAAGCCCTGAGCGCCCACACTCCCCAGTTCTTCATCTACAGAATTGACGCATCCAACCGAGAGCAGCGGCTAGAGGACAAAG GAGACGTCCCACTGGAGCTGGGGGATGACTGCAGCCTGGCCCTGGTCTGGCGCAACAACGAGCGCCTGCAGGAGTTCGTGTTGGTGGCCTCCAAGGAACTGGAGTGCGCTGAGGACCCTGGGTCTGCGGGCGAAGCTGCCCGCGCCGGCCACTTCACGCTGGACCAGTGCCTCAACCTCTTCACACGGCCGGAGGTGTTGGCACCTGAGGAGGCTTG GTACTGCCCCCAGTGCAAACAGCACCGCGAGGCCTCCAAGCAGCTGCTGCTGTGGCGCCTGCCCAACGTGCTCATCGTGCAGCTCAAGCGCTTCTCCTTCCGCAGCTTCATCTGGCGTGACAAGATCAACGACCTGGTGGAGTTCCCCGTCCG GAACTTGGACCTGGGCAAGTTCTGTATCGGTCAGAAAGAGGAGCAGCTGCCCAGCTACGACCTGTACGCCGTCATCAACCACTACGGGGGCATGATCGGCGGCCACTACACCGCCTGTGCGCGCCTGCCCAATGACCGCAGCAGCCAGCGCAGCGACGTGG GCTGGCGCCTGTTCGACGACAGCACGGTGACAACGGTAGATGAGAGTCAGGTGGTGACGCGTTACGCCTATGTCCTCTTCTACCGCCGGCGGAACTCTCCCGTGGAGAGGCCCCCCCGGGCAGGGCACTCTGAGCACCACCCTGAGCTGGGCCCTGCAGCTGAGTCCGCTGCCAGCCAG GCTTCCCGGATTTGGCAGGAGCTGGAGGCCGAGGAGGAGCCGGTACCCGAGGGGCCTGCGCCTCTGGGTCCCTGGGGGCCCCAAGACTGGGTGGGCCCCCCGCCACGTGGCCCTACCACACCAGACGAGGGCTGTCTCCGATACTTTGTTCTGGGCACCGTGGCAGCTTTGGTGGCCCTTGTGCTCAACGTGTTCTATCCTCTGGTATCCCAGAGCCCCTGGAGATGA
- the USP19 gene encoding ubiquitin carboxyl-terminal hydrolase 19 isoform X2, with the protein MSGGASATGPRRGPPGLEEATSKKKQKDRANQESKDGDPRRGSAFTPREEQTKEDLGLDWRQSADEVIVKLRVGTGPVRLEEVDAAFTDTDCVLRLPDGRQWGGVFYAEIESSCTKVQARKGGVLQLSLPKKVPLLTWPSLLKKPLGTQELVPGLRCQENGQEPSPIALEPGPEPRRAKQEARNQKRAQGRGEVGAGAGPGAQAGPSAKRAVHLRRGPEGEGARDGPGPRGDAPPFLAEPATQAEAEEQLRVPPLTPQTCLLGSEENLALLTGKKAGVPRSDPVSPTMARSRDPEKDDRSKEEMAVAADAAALVDEPESMVNLAFVKNDSYEKGPDSVVVHVYVKEIRRDSSRVLFREQDFTLIFQTRDGNFLRLHPGCGPHTIFRWQVKLRNLIEPEQCNFCFTASRIDICLRKRQSQRWGGLEAPATRGAVGGAKVAVPTGPSPLDSAPPGGTPHPLTGQEEARAVEKEKPKARSEDTGLDGVAARTPMEHVAPKSEPHLASPKPTCMVPPMPHSPVSGDSVEEEEEEEKKVCLPGFTGLVNLGNTCFMNSVIQSLSNTRELRDFFHDRSFEAEINYNNPLGTGGRLAIGFAVLLRALWKGTHHAFQPSKLKAIVASKASQFTGYAQHDAQEFMAFLLDGLHEDLNRIQNKPYTETVDSDGRPDEVVAEEAWQRHKMRNDSFIVDLFQGQYKSKLVCPVCAKVSITFDPFLYLPVPLPQKQKVLPVFYFAREPHSKPIKFLVSVSKENSSASEVLDSLSQSVHVKPENLRLAEVIKNRFHRVFLPSHSLDTVSPSDTLLCFELLSPELAKERVVVLEVQQRPQVPSIPISKCAACQRKQQSEDEKLKRCTRCYRVGYCNQLCQKTHWPDHKGLCRPENIGYPFLVSVPASRLTYARLAQLLEGYARYSVSVFQPPFQPGRMALESQGPGCTTLLSTSSLEAGDSDRDPIQPPELQLVTPVAEGDTGASRAWASPDRGPVPSTSGISSEMVASGPIEVGALTVGERVSRPEAAVPGYQHPSEALSAHTPQFFIYRIDASNREQRLEDKGDVPLELGDDCSLALVWRNNERLQEFVLVASKELECAEDPGSAGEAARAGHFTLDQCLNLFTRPEVLAPEEAWYCPQCKQHREASKQLLLWRLPNVLIVQLKRFSFRSFIWRDKINDLVEFPVRNLDLGKFCIGQKEEQLPSYDLYAVINHYGGMIGGHYTACARLPNDRSSQRSDVGWRLFDDSTVTTVDESQVVTRYAYVLFYRRRNSPVERPPRAGHSEHHPELGPAAESAASQASRIWQELEAEEEPVPEGPAPLGPWGPQDWVGPPPRGPTTPDEGCLRYFVLGTVAALVALVLNVFYPLVSQSPWR; encoded by the exons ATGTCTGGTGGGGCCAGCGCCACAGGCCCAAGGAGAGGGCCCCCAGGACTGGAGGAGGCCACCAGTAAGAAAAAGCAGAAGGATCGAGCAAACCAGGAGAGCAAGGATGGCGATCCTAGGAGAG GGTCAGCATTCACTCCTCGGGAGGAGCAGACCAAAGAGG ACTTAGGGCTCGATTGGAGGCAAAGTGCTGATGAGGTGATTGTCAAGCTCCGTGTGGGAACAGGTCCCGTGCGGCTGGAGGAAGTTGACGCTGCTTTCACAGACACAGACTGTGTGCTGCGGCTCCCAG ATGGTCGGCAGTGGGGTGGTGTTTTCTACGCTGAGATAGAGAGTTCTTGCACCAAAGTGCAGGCTCGCAAAGGTGGCGTCCTGCAGCTGTCACTGCCCAAGAAGGTGCCTCTGCTTACATGGCCCTCTCTGCTG AAGAAACCTCTAGGGACCCAGGAGTTGGTGCCAGGGCTGCGGTGCCAGGAGAATGGGCAGGAGCCATCTCCCATTGCCCTGGAGCCAGGCCCTGAGCCACGGCGGGCTAAGCAGGAGGCCCGCAACCAGAAGCGGGCCCAGGGCCGTGGTGAGGTAGGCGCTGGGGCTGGTCCTGGGGCCCAGGCAGGGCCCAGCGCCAAGAGGGCCGTGCATCTCCGCAGAGGGCCAGAGGGGGAAGGGGCCAGAGATGGCCCTGGGCCTCGGGGTGATGCCCCCCCATTCCTGGCTGAGCCGGCCACCCAG GCTGAGGCTGAGGAACAGCTCCGTGTACCACCACTGACCCcccagacctgcctcctgggctcaGAGGAGAATCTAGCACTTTTGACAGGAAAGAAGGCAGGAGTCCCCAGGAGCGACCCAGTGTCCCCTACCATGGCCCGGAGCAGAGACCCTGAGAAGGACGATCGTTCCAAGGAGGAGATGGCAGTGGCCGCAGATGCTGCAGCCTTGGTGGATG AGCCCGAGTCCATGGTGAACCTGGCATTTGTCAAGAATGACTCGTATGAGAAGGGGCCGGACTCAGTGGTGGTGCACGTGTACGTGAAGGAAATCCGCAGGGACAGCTCTCGAGTGCTCTTCCGCGAGCAGGACTTCACGCTTATCTTCCAGACCAG GGATGGAAACTTCCTGAGACTGCACCCGGGCTGTGGGCCCCATACCATCTTCCGTTGGCAGGTGAAGCTCAG GAACCTGATCGAGCCCGAGCAGTGCAACTTTTGCTTCACGGCCTCTCGCATTGACATCTGCCTCCGCAAGCGGCAGAGCCAGCGCTGGGGGGGCCTGGAGGCCCCAGCTACACGAG GTGCAGTGGGTGGTGCAAAGGTCGCCGTGCCGACAGGTCCATCCCCCCTGGATTCAGCCCCACCGGGAGGTACACCCCATCCCTTGACGGGCCAGGAGGAAGCCCGGGCTGTGGAGAAGGAGAAACCCAAGGCTCGATCTGAGGACACAGGCCTTGATGGGGTGGCTGCCCGCACCCCCATGGAGCATGTAGCCCCAAAGTCAGAGCCACACCTGGCGTCG CCCAAGCCCACATGTATGGTGCCTCCAATGCCCCACAGCCCGGTGAGTGGAGACAgtgtggaggaagaggaggaggaagagaagaaggtgtGTCTGCCCGGCTTCACTGGCCTCGTCAACCTAGGCAACACCTGCTTCATGAACAGCGTCATTCAGTCTCTGTCCAACACGCGGGAGCTGCGGGACTTCTTCCATG ACCGCTCCTTCGAGGCCGAGATCAACTACAACAACCCCCTGGGGACTGGTGGACGTCTAGCCATTGGCTTTGCTGTGCTGCTCCGGGCGCTGTGGAAGGGCACCCACCATGCCTTCCAGCCCTCCAAGTTGAAG GCCATCGTGGCGAGCAAGGCCAGCCAGTTCACAGGCTATGCCCAGCATGATGCCCAGGAGTTCATGGCTTTCCTGCTAGATGGGCTGCACGAGGACTTGAACCGCATTCAGAATAAGCCCTACACGGAGACCGTGGACTCAGATGGGCGGCCTGATGAG GTGGTGGCTGAGGAAGCCTGGCAGCGGCACAAGATGAGGAATGACTCTTTCATCGTGGACCTGTTTCAGGGCCAGTACAAATCGAAGCTGGTGTGCCCCGTGTGTGCAAAG GTCTCCATCACTTTTGACCCGTTCCTGTACCTGCCGGTGCCCTTGCCCCAGAAGCAAAAGGTTCTCCCTGTCTTCTATTTCGCCCGGGAGCCCCACAGCAAGCCCATCAAG TTTCTGGTGAGCGTCAGCAAGGAGAACTCCAGTGCAAGCGAAGTGTTGGACTCCCTGTCTCAGAGTGTCCACGTGAAACCTGAGAACCTGCGTCTGGCTGAG GTGATTAAGAATCGCTTCCACCGTGTGTTTCTGCCCTCCCACTCACTGGACACCGTGTCCCCGTCCGACACACTCCTCTGCTTCGAGTTGCTGTCCCCAGAGTTAGCCAAGGAGCGGGTGGTGGTGCTAGAGGTACAGCAG CGCCCCCAGGTGCCCAGCATCCCCATCTCCAAGTGTGCAGCCTGCCAGCGGAAGCAGCAGTCAGAGGACGAGAAGCTGAAGCGCTGTACCCGATGTTACCGCGTGGGCTACTGCAACCA GCTCTGTCAGAAAACCCACTGGCCTGATCACAAGGGCCTCTGCCGCCCCGAGAACATCGGCTACCCTTTCCTGGTCAGTGTCCCCGCCTCACGCCTCACTTACGCCCGTCTCGCTCAGCTGCTAGAGGGCTATGCCCG GTACTCTGTGAGTGTGTTCCAGCCGCCCTTCCAGCCCGGCCGCATGGCCTTGGAGTCCCAGGGCCCTGGCTGCACCACGCTACTCTCCACTAgctccctggaggctggggacagtGACAGGGATCCCATTCAGCCACCAGAGCTCCAGTTGGTGACCCCTGTGGCTGAGGGGGACACTGGGGCCTCCCGGGCATGGGCATCCCCTGATCGGGGCCCTGTGCCCAGCACCAGCGGCATTTCTTCTGAGATGGTGGCCAGTGGGCCCATTGAAGTTGGCGCCTTGACTGTTGGTGAGAGGGTGTCCCGGCCTGAAG CTGCCGTGCCCGGGTACCAACACCCAAGTGAAGCCCTGAGCGCCCACACTCCCCAGTTCTTCATCTACAGAATTGACGCATCCAACCGAGAGCAGCGGCTAGAGGACAAAG GAGACGTCCCACTGGAGCTGGGGGATGACTGCAGCCTGGCCCTGGTCTGGCGCAACAACGAGCGCCTGCAGGAGTTCGTGTTGGTGGCCTCCAAGGAACTGGAGTGCGCTGAGGACCCTGGGTCTGCGGGCGAAGCTGCCCGCGCCGGCCACTTCACGCTGGACCAGTGCCTCAACCTCTTCACACGGCCGGAGGTGTTGGCACCTGAGGAGGCTTG GTACTGCCCCCAGTGCAAACAGCACCGCGAGGCCTCCAAGCAGCTGCTGCTGTGGCGCCTGCCCAACGTGCTCATCGTGCAGCTCAAGCGCTTCTCCTTCCGCAGCTTCATCTGGCGTGACAAGATCAACGACCTGGTGGAGTTCCCCGTCCG GAACTTGGACCTGGGCAAGTTCTGTATCGGTCAGAAAGAGGAGCAGCTGCCCAGCTACGACCTGTACGCCGTCATCAACCACTACGGGGGCATGATCGGCGGCCACTACACCGCCTGTGCGCGCCTGCCCAATGACCGCAGCAGCCAGCGCAGCGACGTGG GCTGGCGCCTGTTCGACGACAGCACGGTGACAACGGTAGATGAGAGTCAGGTGGTGACGCGTTACGCCTATGTCCTCTTCTACCGCCGGCGGAACTCTCCCGTGGAGAGGCCCCCCCGGGCAGGGCACTCTGAGCACCACCCTGAGCTGGGCCCTGCAGCTGAGTCCGCTGCCAGCCAG GCTTCCCGGATTTGGCAGGAGCTGGAGGCCGAGGAGGAGCCGGTACCCGAGGGGCCTGCGCCTCTGGGTCCCTGGGGGCCCCAAGACTGGGTGGGCCCCCCGCCACGTGGCCCTACCACACCAGACGAGGGCTGTCTCCGATACTTTGTTCTGGGCACCGTGGCAGCTTTGGTGGCCCTTGTGCTCAACGTGTTCTATCCTCTGGTATCCCAGAGCCCCTGGAGATGA